One genomic window of Micrococcus flavus includes the following:
- a CDS encoding Mrp/NBP35 family ATP-binding protein: MSGAPAPRGLPRPEVTTDLARAVLAALDDVVDPEIRRPVTELGMVRAVEETAPGAVRVTVLLTIEGCPLRGTIQADVVAAARRVPGVVEAEVVLGVMTPAERAALQEALRASRPANPFGPDSLTRVLAVASGKGGVGKSSVTANLAVALAARGLAVGLIDADVHGYSIPGLLGISGSPTRVGELILPPVSRGVKVISIGMFLDADRPVAWRGPMLHRALEQFVTDVHWGDLDVLLVDLPPGTGDIAISTAQLLPASELVVVTTPQHAAAQVAARAGQLAEQTGQTVAGVVENMGPMTLPDGTVLDVFGAGGGAEVAKRLSGVLGTDVPLLGSVPLDPALRRGGDAGDPVVLGAPDSPAARALADVAARLAVRSQSLRGRGLPLRPR; this comes from the coding sequence ATGAGCGGCGCCCCCGCCCCGCGTGGACTCCCGAGACCGGAGGTCACCACGGACCTGGCCCGCGCGGTCCTCGCGGCGCTCGACGACGTCGTGGACCCGGAGATCCGGCGGCCCGTCACGGAGCTCGGCATGGTGCGCGCGGTCGAGGAGACCGCCCCCGGGGCGGTGCGGGTGACCGTGCTGCTCACCATCGAGGGGTGCCCGCTGCGCGGGACCATCCAGGCCGACGTCGTCGCCGCGGCCCGCCGCGTGCCCGGCGTCGTGGAGGCCGAGGTGGTCCTGGGGGTGATGACGCCCGCCGAGCGCGCCGCGCTGCAGGAGGCCCTGCGTGCCTCCCGCCCGGCGAACCCCTTCGGCCCGGACTCGCTGACCCGCGTGCTCGCGGTGGCCTCCGGCAAGGGCGGGGTCGGCAAGTCCTCCGTCACGGCCAACCTCGCGGTCGCGCTCGCCGCGCGCGGGCTCGCCGTGGGCCTGATCGACGCCGACGTGCACGGCTACTCCATCCCGGGCCTGCTGGGGATCTCCGGGTCGCCCACGCGGGTGGGGGAGCTGATCCTGCCGCCGGTCAGCCGGGGCGTGAAGGTCATCTCGATCGGGATGTTCCTCGACGCCGACCGGCCGGTGGCCTGGCGCGGCCCGATGCTGCACCGGGCGCTCGAGCAGTTCGTGACGGACGTGCACTGGGGGGACTTGGACGTGCTCCTCGTGGACCTGCCCCCGGGCACCGGGGACATCGCCATCTCCACCGCGCAGCTGCTGCCGGCCTCCGAGCTCGTGGTGGTCACCACCCCGCAGCACGCGGCCGCCCAGGTGGCCGCCCGTGCGGGTCAGCTGGCGGAGCAGACCGGCCAGACGGTGGCCGGCGTGGTGGAGAACATGGGCCCGATGACCCTGCCGGACGGCACGGTGCTGGACGTGTTCGGCGCCGGCGGCGGCGCCGAGGTCGCCAAGCGGCTCTCCGGGGTGCTGGGCACGGACGTCCCCCTGCTGGGGAGCGTGCCGCTGGACCCGGCGCTGCGCCGCGGCGGGGACGCCGGGGACCCGGTGGTGCTCGGCGCACCCGACAGCCCCGCCGCCCGCGCCCTGGCCGACGTCGCCGCGCGCCTGGCCGTGCGATCGCAGAGCCTGCGGGGACGCGGGCTGCCCCTCCGTCCCCGCTGA
- a CDS encoding magnesium transporter MgtE N-terminal domain-containing protein, whose amino-acid sequence MNSPKIFVARLLGLDVFDPLGDRLGRLRDVVVLDRGRTGRSAATGLVIEVPGKKRVFVPMTRVTSMDSGQIITTGLINLRRFSRRGAEQTVAGDLFDRRVHLTDGSGEAVVEDLGLERQRNGDWLVSDLYVRRDTGRTAFGRSKGEHLLVAWDEALWGTASAPQAATSFVAAHEDLKAADLADMLHEMTEKRRVEVANELQDERLADVLQELPDDDQVQILSHLDVERAADVLEEMDPDDAADLLHELPDSQQELLLELMEPEDAEDVRRLLEYEEDTVGSVMTPVPVVLPPEATVAEAMATIRQQEISPALASLVIVARPPLETPTGRYLGVVHFQRLLRYPPPEAIGNIMDKDLEPVSDLDSVVHVTRELATYNLTSIPVVNAQHRVVGAVSVDDVLDHILPEDWRAMDPDETPEPDGATPARP is encoded by the coding sequence GTGAACTCCCCCAAGATCTTCGTGGCCCGCCTGCTGGGCCTGGACGTCTTCGACCCGCTCGGCGACCGCCTCGGCCGCCTGCGGGACGTGGTGGTGCTCGACCGCGGCCGCACCGGCCGTTCCGCCGCCACCGGACTCGTCATCGAGGTCCCCGGCAAGAAGCGCGTCTTCGTGCCCATGACGCGTGTGACGTCGATGGACTCGGGCCAGATCATCACCACCGGCCTGATCAACCTGCGCCGCTTCTCCCGCCGCGGCGCGGAGCAGACCGTGGCCGGCGACCTCTTCGACCGGCGCGTGCACCTCACGGACGGCTCGGGCGAGGCCGTCGTCGAGGACCTGGGCCTGGAGCGTCAGCGCAACGGCGACTGGCTGGTCTCCGACCTCTACGTGCGCCGGGACACCGGCCGCACCGCGTTCGGCCGGTCGAAGGGCGAACACCTGCTGGTGGCCTGGGACGAGGCCCTCTGGGGCACGGCCTCCGCACCGCAGGCCGCCACGAGCTTCGTGGCCGCCCATGAGGACCTCAAGGCCGCCGACCTCGCGGACATGCTCCACGAGATGACGGAGAAGCGTCGCGTGGAGGTGGCCAACGAGCTCCAGGACGAGCGCCTGGCCGACGTCCTCCAGGAGCTGCCCGACGACGACCAGGTCCAGATCCTCTCCCACCTGGACGTCGAGCGCGCCGCGGACGTCCTCGAGGAGATGGACCCCGACGACGCCGCGGACCTCCTCCACGAGCTGCCCGACTCCCAGCAGGAGCTGCTGCTCGAGCTCATGGAGCCGGAGGACGCGGAGGACGTGCGCCGGCTGCTGGAGTACGAGGAGGACACGGTGGGCTCCGTCATGACGCCCGTGCCCGTGGTCCTGCCCCCGGAGGCCACGGTGGCCGAGGCCATGGCCACCATCCGCCAGCAGGAGATCTCCCCCGCCCTGGCCTCCCTGGTGATCGTGGCCCGCCCCCCGCTGGAGACCCCCACCGGGCGGTACCTGGGCGTCGTGCACTTCCAGCGCCTGCTGCGCTACCCGCCGCCCGAGGCGATCGGCAACATCATGGACAAGGACCTCGAGCCGGTGTCCGACCTGGACTCCGTGGTCCACGTGACCCGCGAGCTCGCCACGTACAACCTGACCTCCATCCCGGTGGTCAACGCCCAGCACCGCGTGGTGGGCGCGGTCAGCGTGGACGACGTGCTGGACCACATCCTCCCCGAGGACTGGCGCGCCATGGACCCGGACGAGACCCCCGAGCCCGATGGCGCGACACCGGCCCGCCCCTGA
- the tatB gene encoding Sec-independent protein translocase protein TatB produces MLGINGSELIILIVIALVVLGPEKLPEYTRSLTQWIRRMRDMAEGAKTQFKEETGTDFDEVDWRKYDPRQYDPRRIIREALAEPVGGSSPAARAQELTGVSAEDVHGGLTQQDLRDMDPRTLFRRPSGDGSSAAPADDAPDTSAATAPTTTPDVATSVSAGGALAGGAAAALLASGRAQDVLDVQEPEASPADRPSPAPVREDRTAPAGRPRRLETEPRPLDLLGLAPAPFDVDAT; encoded by the coding sequence GTGCTGGGAATCAACGGGTCTGAGCTGATCATCCTGATCGTCATCGCCCTCGTCGTGCTGGGACCCGAGAAGCTCCCCGAGTACACGCGGAGCCTGACGCAGTGGATCCGGCGCATGCGGGACATGGCCGAGGGCGCCAAGACCCAGTTCAAGGAGGAGACCGGCACGGACTTCGACGAGGTGGACTGGCGCAAGTACGACCCCCGTCAGTACGACCCCCGCCGGATCATCCGCGAGGCCCTCGCCGAGCCTGTCGGCGGGTCCTCGCCGGCCGCCCGCGCGCAGGAGCTCACGGGGGTCTCCGCCGAGGACGTCCACGGCGGCCTCACCCAGCAGGACCTGCGGGACATGGACCCGCGCACCCTCTTCCGCCGCCCCTCGGGGGATGGCAGCTCCGCGGCCCCGGCCGACGACGCCCCGGACACCTCGGCCGCCACCGCCCCCACCACGACGCCGGACGTCGCGACCTCCGTGTCGGCGGGGGGAGCCCTCGCGGGCGGGGCCGCTGCGGCCCTGCTGGCCTCCGGCCGCGCGCAGGACGTGCTCGACGTGCAGGAGCCCGAGGCGTCCCCGGCGGACCGCCCGTCCCCGGCGCCCGTGCGGGAGGACCGCACCGCGCCCGCCGGGCGGCCGCGCCGCCTGGAGACCGAGCCCCGCCCCCTGGACCTGCTCGGCCTGGCACCGGCGCCGTTCGACGTCGACGCCACCTGA
- a CDS encoding O-methyltransferase, with protein sequence MSALHPQPTDKHAAWAWAEARTAEDEVLLRARERSAEQGVRAVSEGTAALLTVLAATRAPSAVVEIGTGAGVSGLALMRGLPERTVLTTMDPDAEAQRAAREAFSEARLPSSRTRMITGRSRLVLPRLTAGAYELVLVDGDPASRAFDVEQAARMLAPGGLLVVVDALDSDRVPRAAVREPATVSARAVDKLVREDEAWVSAVVPTGTGVLLAVRR encoded by the coding sequence ATGAGCGCCCTGCACCCCCAGCCCACCGACAAGCACGCCGCCTGGGCGTGGGCGGAGGCCCGCACGGCCGAGGACGAGGTGCTCCTGCGCGCCCGCGAGCGGTCCGCGGAGCAGGGCGTGCGCGCCGTCAGCGAGGGCACCGCGGCCCTGCTGACGGTCCTGGCGGCCACCCGCGCGCCGTCGGCGGTCGTGGAGATCGGCACGGGCGCGGGGGTGTCCGGCCTGGCCCTGATGCGGGGCCTGCCCGAGCGGACCGTCCTCACCACGATGGACCCGGACGCGGAGGCGCAGCGGGCGGCCCGCGAGGCCTTCTCCGAGGCCCGCCTGCCCTCGTCCCGGACGCGCATGATCACGGGACGCTCGCGCCTGGTCCTGCCGCGCCTCACCGCCGGCGCGTACGAGCTCGTGCTGGTGGACGGCGACCCCGCCTCCCGCGCGTTCGACGTCGAGCAGGCCGCGCGCATGCTGGCCCCCGGGGGTCTGCTCGTGGTGGTGGACGCCCTGGACTCGGACCGCGTCCCGCGCGCCGCCGTGCGCGAGCCCGCCACGGTCTCCGCCCGCGCCGTGGACAAGCTGGTCCGCGAGGACGAGGCGTGGGTCTCGGCGGTGGTCCCCACGGGCACGGGCGTGCTGCTGGCCGTCCGCCGCTGA
- a CDS encoding DUF1003 domain-containing protein, whose protein sequence is MSPSPRDPREARATGLDTPLSARRRRIPRLSPNPDAFGEWTEGIARFMGTPQFLLWMTLFCLFWVGWNSYGPEDLRFDSAALGFTALTLMLSLQASYAAPLLLLAQNRQDDRDKVALREDRDRAERNLADTEYLTREISGLRLVLQDVATRDYVRGELRGVQEDLVDELREAIREEVRAELRAEAAGPAAAEPAPKAKQKPKKKAKSRDRDGTRSEAEDTGTTTLAIIAAQEAAEEAAARDRAGEGTPGGSHAAPRGEGPDA, encoded by the coding sequence ATGTCCCCGTCCCCCCGTGACCCCCGCGAGGCCCGGGCCACCGGCCTGGACACACCCCTGAGCGCGCGGCGGCGCCGGATCCCCCGGCTGAGCCCCAACCCGGACGCCTTCGGGGAGTGGACCGAGGGCATCGCCCGCTTCATGGGCACCCCGCAGTTCCTGCTGTGGATGACGCTGTTCTGCCTGTTCTGGGTCGGCTGGAACTCGTACGGCCCCGAGGACCTGCGCTTCGACTCCGCGGCGTTGGGCTTCACAGCGCTGACCCTCATGCTCTCCCTCCAGGCCTCCTACGCCGCTCCGCTGCTGCTGCTCGCGCAGAACCGCCAGGACGACCGGGACAAGGTCGCCCTGCGTGAGGACCGCGACCGCGCCGAGCGGAACCTCGCGGACACCGAGTACCTCACCCGGGAGATCTCCGGCCTGCGGCTCGTGCTGCAGGACGTGGCCACGCGCGACTACGTGCGCGGCGAGCTGCGCGGCGTGCAGGAGGACCTGGTCGACGAGCTGCGGGAGGCGATCCGCGAGGAGGTCCGGGCCGAGCTGCGCGCCGAGGCCGCCGGCCCGGCCGCGGCCGAGCCCGCCCCCAAGGCCAAGCAGAAGCCCAAGAAGAAGGCCAAGTCCCGCGACCGGGACGGCACGCGGTCCGAGGCGGAGGACACGGGCACCACCACCCTGGCGATCATCGCCGCGCAGGAGGCGGCCGAGGAGGCCGCCGCCCGCGACCGGGCCGGGGAGGGCACCCCCGGCGGCTCCCACGCCGCGCCGCGCGGCGAGGGGCCGGACGCATGA
- a CDS encoding zf-HC2 domain-containing protein, with protein sequence MGHRQCVSRLDAHLEGALPRRLDRRVEHHLRRCPECRAVADQRARVLLAARSIHSRPAATAAVMRPRGVSGRLVVSVLVLTLLVGGLLAALWLVGAPDQGRQAADGPAGAGLEVSPAAAGEVEDAVEHVEWLRAHGWTAPALYAAGLRPLSVDAAREGETARVSVAWGRGEPLVSVRECRGGQDRMRTACAERGAVGLGPERTLPVGVAYRITEGTDRRWTALLTTPEAAYRVDADVPRGQAEALLTQVVVAERSGLAEPPHEDVLGERLERGLERLLGEAGGPTD encoded by the coding sequence ATGGGGCACCGGCAGTGCGTGAGCCGCCTCGACGCCCATCTCGAGGGTGCCCTGCCGCGCCGCCTCGACCGCCGGGTGGAGCACCATCTGCGCCGCTGCCCGGAGTGCCGGGCCGTCGCGGACCAGCGGGCGCGGGTGCTCCTGGCCGCCCGCAGCATCCACTCCCGCCCGGCCGCCACCGCCGCCGTCATGCGCCCCCGCGGGGTCTCCGGCCGGCTGGTGGTGTCCGTCCTCGTCCTCACCCTCCTGGTCGGGGGCCTGCTCGCCGCCCTCTGGCTGGTCGGCGCGCCGGACCAGGGCCGGCAAGCGGCGGACGGGCCGGCGGGCGCCGGCCTGGAGGTGTCCCCGGCGGCCGCGGGGGAGGTGGAGGACGCCGTCGAGCACGTGGAGTGGCTCCGGGCGCACGGGTGGACGGCCCCGGCCCTGTACGCGGCGGGGCTGCGTCCGCTGTCCGTGGACGCGGCGCGCGAGGGGGAGACGGCCCGCGTCAGCGTGGCCTGGGGCCGCGGAGAACCCCTCGTCTCCGTCCGCGAGTGCCGTGGCGGGCAGGACCGCATGCGCACCGCCTGCGCGGAGCGCGGGGCCGTGGGCCTGGGGCCGGAGCGCACCCTGCCGGTGGGCGTGGCCTACCGCATCACGGAGGGCACGGACCGGCGGTGGACGGCCCTGCTGACCACTCCCGAGGCGGCGTACCGGGTGGACGCGGACGTGCCGCGCGGTCAGGCGGAGGCCCTGCTCACCCAGGTGGTGGTCGCGGAGCGCTCCGGACTCGCCGAGCCCCCGCACGAGGACGTCCTCGGCGAGCGGCTCGAGCGAGGCCTCGAGCGGCTCCTGGGGGAGGCCGGCGGCCCGACGGACTGA
- a CDS encoding LOG family protein, translating into MATDDSAAPASTAGHAGADRRRVHRGGQVLTGPAATAPTFDQLLLDAREAPAGQARVPSTSSTSDAWRVLRIQSEFVEGFGTLADLGPAVSVFGSARTGEGTEEYALGVELGRLLVAAGYAVITGGGPGAMEAGNRGAHEADGVSVGLGIELPFETGLNPYVGIGVDFRYFFARKVMFLRYAQGFVVLPGGFGTLDELFEALTLVQTGTVTRFPVVLVGRDFWGPLVDWIRGTLAARGMISPEDVDLLCVVDTAQEAVDRIRATCGEPRA; encoded by the coding sequence ATGGCCACCGACGACTCCGCCGCCCCCGCCTCCACCGCCGGCCACGCCGGCGCGGACCGCCGCCGCGTGCACCGCGGCGGGCAGGTCCTCACGGGCCCCGCCGCCACGGCTCCGACCTTCGACCAGCTCCTGCTGGACGCGCGCGAGGCGCCCGCCGGGCAGGCCCGGGTGCCCTCCACCTCCTCCACGTCCGACGCGTGGCGCGTGCTGCGCATCCAGTCCGAGTTCGTGGAGGGGTTCGGCACCCTCGCCGACCTCGGTCCCGCCGTCTCCGTCTTCGGCTCCGCCCGCACGGGGGAGGGCACCGAGGAGTACGCCCTCGGCGTCGAGCTCGGCCGCCTCCTCGTGGCGGCGGGCTACGCCGTGATCACCGGCGGCGGCCCCGGCGCCATGGAGGCCGGCAACCGCGGCGCGCACGAGGCCGACGGCGTCTCGGTGGGCCTGGGGATCGAGCTGCCGTTCGAGACGGGGCTGAACCCCTACGTCGGCATCGGGGTCGACTTCCGCTACTTCTTCGCGCGCAAGGTCATGTTCCTGCGCTACGCCCAGGGGTTCGTGGTGCTGCCCGGGGGGTTCGGCACGCTGGACGAGCTGTTCGAGGCGCTCACCCTCGTACAGACCGGTACCGTCACCCGCTTCCCCGTGGTGCTCGTGGGCCGGGACTTCTGGGGACCGCTCGTGGACTGGATCCGCGGCACCCTCGCCGCCCGCGGGATGATCTCCCCGGAGGACGTCGACCTGCTCTGCGTCGTGGACACCGCCCAGGAGGCCGTGGACCGCATCCGCGCCACGTGCGGGGAGCCCCGCGCGTGA
- a CDS encoding DivIVA domain-containing protein — MTTPIWIAAVLVLVVAVAALAAAAVGRVAPAPGDPAGRAPVHPVLLPPRPRAADVDRVRLATTVPGYQRDQVDAVLARLREALAEDEGRIAELEDELARWEGADRADGTPAADPR; from the coding sequence GTGACCACTCCCATCTGGATCGCCGCCGTCCTCGTCCTCGTCGTCGCCGTCGCCGCCCTGGCGGCCGCGGCCGTCGGCCGCGTGGCCCCCGCCCCGGGCGACCCGGCGGGGCGGGCGCCGGTGCACCCCGTCCTGCTGCCGCCCCGTCCGCGTGCCGCCGACGTCGACCGCGTGCGGCTGGCCACGACCGTCCCCGGATACCAGCGGGATCAGGTGGACGCCGTGCTCGCGCGCCTGCGCGAGGCTCTCGCGGAGGACGAGGGGCGCATCGCCGAGCTGGAGGACGAGCTGGCCCGCTGGGAGGGCGCCGACCGGGCCGATGGCACGCCCGCGGCGGATCCGCGATAA
- a CDS encoding DUF3117 domain-containing protein, protein MAAMKPRTGDGPMEVTKEGRSLIMRVPIDGGGRLVLEINADEAKELQQCLEGVTQG, encoded by the coding sequence ATGGCCGCCATGAAGCCCCGCACCGGGGACGGTCCCATGGAAGTGACCAAGGAGGGGCGCAGCCTCATCATGCGTGTCCCGATCGACGGCGGCGGACGCCTCGTCCTCGAGATCAACGCCGACGAGGCCAAGGAGCTCCAGCAGTGCCTCGAGGGCGTCACCCAGGGCTGA